A region of Mauremys mutica isolate MM-2020 ecotype Southern chromosome 2, ASM2049712v1, whole genome shotgun sequence DNA encodes the following proteins:
- the LOC123364974 gene encoding lymphocyte antigen 6E-like, whose product MKAFLFALLAAVLCAERVSSLKCFTCNDEPSNWNCIKITDCAENDKYCLTTYTKTGLGEKVDYRITKKCSAECPQTNWNLGIAATSTSCCQHSLCNISGASSVKSSYAVMATGILASLIYVLRSGL is encoded by the exons ATGAAGGCTTTTCTTTTCGCCCTGCTGGCTGCAGTCCTGTGCGCGGAGCGAG TTTCCTCACTGAAATGCTTCACTTGCAATGATGAGCCCTCCAACTGGAATTGTATTAAAATAACGGACTGTGCAGAGAACGATAAATACTGTCTAACAACCTACACGAAAACAGGGCTTG GTGAGAAAGTTGACTACCGCATCACCAAGAAATGCTCTGCCGAGTGTCCTCAGACAAACTGGAATCTTGGCATAGCAGCCACTTCTACCTCTTGCTGTCAGCATTCCTTGTGCAACATCAGCGGGGCCAGCAGCGTGAAATCCAGCTACGCAGTGATGGCCACGGGGATCTTGGCCAGTCTCATCTATGTCCTCAGATCCGGACTGTGA